The genomic window TCTACAACTTGTGAGGGGAAAAATGTTATGGCCTAGTAAGGATGATCCCACTTTACCCATTCATGTCAAAGTCATGCTTGGAAGACCTAAAAAGAATAGTAGACAATAAGGatgaaccaaaataaaaataaaaacttgtgTTGCTAGCCCCTTACTCGCTGAAATTATGGCAATTAAGGAAGTTTGCTTGAAATGGAGTGGACTTGAAGACGTTGATTGTATCACAAACAGTGAGGATATTTAACTGTTAAGTTGAAGTGCTTACTTGTTTCAGTAATGTGTTCCAAGTTAGTGCTGATTTAATTGTACGTGGCAGGGTTTTTGTCATTGCCCCGGAGAAATCAATGAAGAGACAGTCAAGTGAGTAAGATCAGGTGTTGACATAGTCATCCTGTtgcttatgatttttatttttatttttttgttgatgGCAAAGTAGTTGCGGATTCGCTATTTCGCGTTCAGCTATTTATGTTTCAGTTTGTTGTTTCAATTTTCTCCTTCCACTGGTTTTAGACTGTTGGGATGTGCTAGTGTTGGCATTTTGAGTCTTTTTTTACTCAGCTGTGTAATGTTTTGGTCTTTTCTTTTGGTTTGATATAGTTGCGTTTAGgggtgcaaaattcgggtaaaaccgaaaaaattcggttaaccgaccgaattcggttaatcggtcggttaaccgaattttttcggtcaggggtcagttaattattttttaatttttcggttaacggttaattcggttcgaaaccggtcggttaaccgaattttttcagtttaaccgaaaaaattaataaataaaattataatatataaatgggcccactattcacctaaacccaatccaaacccaagtattcaacccaacccaattacccaactcaatccaatcataaaaaattacaaataatttaataaataaaaataaaattctaaaactaaaaataaaaataaagtctaaaagtctaaaaaaaatttaattatgtagtgattcaattcggataattcgggtaattcggatAATTCGGataattcagttaattcggttaatttttaaccaaaaataaaaaaaacatataattttcggttaattcggttaaccaaccgaattaaccgaaaaaattttggttcggttaacggttaaagattttgaaaggtcgattaattcggttaatgttatttcgggtcggttaaccgaatgaacacccctagttGCGTTTTGACTTATGtgctttttatttatatttttgggaCTTTTTAAGGTTTTTTCTATCGTTAAtaaattctttcaaaaaaatattatttaatttaatttaaataaaataataaaattacatatttatacAACATAGCTTcattagtttaaaaaatttaaagggtaTTTATGTTGTATATATTACATAgatataaatgatatatatatactagtttcTTTTCCCATGCTATACATAAAATTGATTGTatctatcaattaaaatttattacaaaatttataaagtgtttagaaatattatgcttgagaaagtaaaaataaaataatataaatttttaatttttagaatcatTATACTTTCTATTATGATGAATATAtgttaagaataaaataaattaatgtttacaataaacttgaattaattaaatacattcaaagccaaacaaaagtaaaaaaattaaagcgaaaaaaaagttcataatttataaaagtataatgttaatttaaaattaataaattttgatagtaaaaaatttaaatgtacaTTAACAAATACTAATGTTGTTCATTTATGGATtctaaaatgttttataataatacttaatttgtttttgtataattaaaaatatataattttgaataatgttatgtaaatgttatattttggtagaataaattaaaataatattaacatttattatttattctaattacGATTCTTTAACATTATgtattaaaaaagtaattaattaagttatttaaaattacaaaaagttgtttttaatgcattgcttaaattttaatttaatttacatgtgatatatggaaataaatataatttttaacatatattagttaaatttttaatgtttagttaaaattaaaaataattttttttaaaaatatttattatttaaacatttaaatatggtaatatgaattttcaattaattaattgaatttatttgttGAGCCCTAAGATCATAGAGAGTAAAATGTTTATGTTAATttcataaaagtaaaattttattaaaaaagaaaaagaaaaaaatcataagtaattgaaaatatataggGAGTATTGgagataatattattaaattatttttaaattaagaaaaattataaaactataggactaaattaataaatagaaaaaacaaaaaccttatcaaaataataaaaaaaagttgaaaataactttattttttttagggaTAACCTTTTTCTGTatcttatatataattaaaattgtaTCACGTATGagtatttaatattttaactatgCCACTAACTTTACAGTGGGAAAGAATTCACAGGGGTGGAATGACTAAGGACTGTTTCTCGGAATCTTCATTTGAGAGTTTTTCCAAGTCCTTAAGAAAAATGAGGCATAATGAGATTGGTTCAAGAAAAGAGGAGtgtttatctatttattatttttatcgaTTATTGTACAACTTTGGAGGAAAAGAAAGCTTCTTAGTAACATCTCCTATGTCCAGACGAAAACAAAAAAATAGCATATAAATAATACTTGAGGGATTCTGTTTCTGTCTTCCAAATTGCTCATCATGTCATGACAAAAAGCATCACATCATGGACATGACATGCATGGATTCAAAAGATAAACACATAACATCAACTCATCAAGCTCCCGCCCCCCCCCCTACTTCCTTAGATAATAAATACAAACATCTACTTCGTAAGTTGTAATAGTGTAAGAGTGTCCCTATAGAATTTATTAGGGTTCCTTggtttcttttccttcctttttccaTGTTTTAAAAGCTCATGGCATGCTTGGAAATGTATAATGACTCCGAGCACAAAAGTCATCACCACTGCGCCCCAATGAGCCCAAGAATATCTTTCTCAAATGACTTTGTGGAGACTCAGCAGATTACGAGACAAGAGAGGAGCTCAAGGGAGGCTCCAGTCTCCTCAGACTTTGAATTCTCAGTCTCAAACTACTCCATGATGAGTGCTGATGAGCTTTTCTATAAGGGTAAGCTTTTGCCATTTAAAGATACTTGTAACAATCATATGCAAAGGACTTTGAGAGAAGAACTTCTTGTTGAGgatgatgataatgataatgTGACACTCAGCCCTTCCAAGGGTTCCACAAGGTGGAAGGGATTTCTAAGTCTCAAGAGAACCCACATTGGATCCAAAAAAGCTAACAAGAGTGAAGGGTCCGTGGAGCGATTGGGTAACAATACTAAAAGATCTGGTTTTGTTCACGAGGACACCCGTGTTAACAAGACTTCACAGGTGAGAGAGAGAAATAAAACAACTCttttctttatcttttccctttattAAGCTAACTATATGAAGGTTTGTTTGTTTAATCTAATTTCATCAATGTTATTTGTTGCAGGACCTTTTGAGTGAAGGAGGGTCAAGCTTCTGATATGTGGACTTTTGAGTATAGTTGCACTTTTTGAAAGGTATAACTTGTAGAGATAAGGagcatttttttttaaagaaaaaaagaaaagaaaaagggaaggcTGGGAATGACCTGAggtttggataaatttgtaggtCTTAAAACTTGTTCTAATGGGgggtttgttttaaattttttttcttgtttttttcttcATTTGAGGTGTAGTCACAAGTGTTCCATTTATCTCCAAGGAGATGGGTATCTGGCTGTTTGTTTGTAAAAAATATTTGCAGCTCAAGAGAACTTGTTTCTGATGTTGAGCAATTCATAGATCTATCCTAGACCCTTTCgtcatggtttttttttttttaacctgGATCTACTCATGTAATTTCCATTGATGCCtataaattaatgcatgaaaaaaAGAGAAACAGGATCTGGGCACATGTTAGTAACTCTTACATAGGGAGGTGGGACGGCGGAAGAGGAGTGGAACGACTGGCAAGTGATCAGCAATGAATGTGACAGCTAATGCACCACTGTTCTACATATTGTTTATTACTTGCTTAAGGAAATGAGTGCTAGCTTTTAGGCTGATTTAGGATTCAAAAGTGGTTGAGGATTCAAGTTACTTTCTAAACTTTCATTAAACCATAAACTAAATGCGtgaaaattaatttacaaaaaatGTGGCAAGCAGGCACTTGCCTCGTAGTGTTCCTGTCTGTCGGGTCTGATCACAGTTTCACCAAGTAATGAAACCTCATTCAAGAGAGAGCAAGCGGTATGGTAGCATCAATCCTCCACCAATGTCACATAATCATCCAAGGAATTGGGGAAAAACAAAACTGGTAAAAAAAACACAACAATCAATGAAACCTGAGTGAGAGAGACAACTAATCTCACTACAGTCTACAGATTTCCTACTACCTACTAATCTCCTGTCGACATCTTTGAAACAAACTAGGGTTGCCATTTTGCTAGAGTCGCTGACATAAtgcatgtacatatgtatatgaaCCAGTGGTACATCAAATCTGAGCTCATTTGTTTCTGCCTTATATTGCAAAGTCTCAATTTCAACTCGGCTAAGTTTTGCTTCAAAAATTCATTATTATCTCATCCTCTTGCTGGCTGCCTAATGATCTTTAGGCCAGACATCTTATTCTTCTTTTGAACGGAAACTAGTGGAAGAGATTTTGGACATTTCCTCTTTGTAGTTGTACAGCTCCTTCACCAgtttctgcttcttcttctttttccagaAATTAAGTTATAATGCAAACCTTCTGACATGAAAGCATGATCTTTAAGATACCAAACAAGGACACCACTCAACTTGCCACCATCACCTTGTTTTGTATGAACATCCAACTTTAGGAGTCTAGGGGCCCATCCTGTTCACTCAAATCCTTTGCCCTTATAATGTAATATATATCTTAACACCTTTGCAGAAATGATAATATCCATCATGgacaaataataacatttaacaGATCCAAAATTAAGTTTCATATTTCATGTGCTAAGCTATAAATTATCTAACAAGGTTTATGCAATCGCTAAAGAGAGAAATAGACAAATGACAACATTTAACAATATCATAATGACCTCAAGTGAACAATCCTCAAGTAGTCTCAGACAAGACAAGATAAATCATAAACTAACAACTTAGTTATACTAGGACAAAACCATAGAAGTTGAACTTGTCATTTCTTAACTCTAATTAACATCGGAGCACTTGTGCTTAAGCTTCATAGGCATAATACACGCATGATCATGGAAAACTTTATTATACATCAGGAGAAGGAGATATTGTCGCATTTAGCAACACTCTCAACATGTGACAATGTTTCATTCTTTTCATACAAGTATAGTCAATAGAATAAATTGCATAAGGAGCCACTTCTCTTGCACCTAGATCATTAAATTTCTTCGTCTGATCAGTTGATATGACATGCTGAGTTTCAATGTCCCTTTTTCTTGAGAGGAAAAGGGCCAAATTCTAGACATGGTTCGTCATTTATGTTTCAGAAAGGGACATGCATCTACAATGTTTGACATTCTAGCCAATCCCACACTGCAGTGAACCCACTTCCTGATAGTACAATCACCTATATATTCCTTTAGCAGCAACATACTTCTACCCTTCATTGGTTTTTGTATGATGTGTCTAGGGGATGAAGCAAAAACTCTTATTTGGAtgtaaattagtttatttttacgTAGTAAATCTATTTCTCCTGACTACTATCAAAATGTCCCAacaaactaataaaataaaatagatgatGATAACAACCATATATGACCCATGAAGATCTTATGAACTTTCTACAAATATCAACATGACAGGTAAGTGGTAAAGAGTCCTCTCCTGAAATGGATGGCATTTCTACCCTCTCCCTTTCAATCCTTATTTTCTTGCATTGTGTGTGTTAGTTCCTCGTCTTTTCTTTTGGTCAATTGCGATCTTTGCATTCTCGGTTGTCATTGTGCATCCTCTGGTCTAGGAATAGGCGGTTGGGAAAATGACCTAGCTTGTTAGAACAAACGGTGAATGAGCATAACTATGTTGAGTCCCATACACGATAGGGTAACGAGTGGACTCTCCATCAGTGCCTGAAACATAGACAACTTATACGTCATTGTAGATATCATTGTCGTTGAAAAAGTAGATGACATGGGTGTCTAATTCATCGGGGATGGATGTCTAAAAGTCCAACCTGACATTGGACTAGAAGTAGAAAAATATGGTGTAACATATGGTGTTTATGTGAAAATGATAGTGTTAGAATACACATAAGAACAAGACGATACATATTGAATGGTGGGTGGTTTATGCATCGGTGCTGCGGCCTTTGGTGCTAGTTCTGGCATGGGtgctgtgtaacaccccttacccgagaccgctGCCGGAGTCGAGGACGAGGCGTTACttaacttaacttactagttcggagcataaaaaatttgcttttaaaaaaatttaattcattcacGTTCAGTCAATATATCCCTAAAAAGAACCCTCGAGACCCTACaacatgcaacgaaaatggttcgAGTCCAAACAgggaacattaaaatttttttgaatacttaaacaaatcaaaacaatttatttcactatacACAATAAAATTGTCCACCTGCGTAACAGTCAataactcgagttatgaaacttgaaatttagatccgtaaatttttcctgaaactagactcatatatcttcttaccataaaatttccagaatttgtggtttagccaaatagtacagtttattcgttaaaatttcccctatttcactattcaACAGctttgacccctcttcactaaaaatcaattatctcattttacGGGCTTCATATGATGCTTCctcttgtttctattaaaaataaactcactaaagaatctaaacatataaattatgactcataattttttctataaaatttttaatgattttctaaattcagaatagtGAACTTCagaaaccattctgaccctatctcactaaaattcaaatattacaaaatataaaatttctttgcctagatcgtttctttcatgtgaaaatagactcgatagtatttaattctatatctcattcactctctaatttcatttctactatccttggtgatttttcaaaatcacgtcaatgctgctatccaaaaactgttccattgcaaatttttactcttttataatatctttgtattaactatcatttatgCATACATAATGATAcaatctcggtttagtagttgagtctgagtcgtttagttcccgatcgtaaacgaagaagtagaatagacgagaaggagttagaatatatttgtgttcaaagaagtaagataagttcgtgcaaagttggatgtggatttggtttaagtcgaaaaggtatgaatagaatggacgagttcggtttaggataattaagaaatggtatttggttttggtacgttttggtatttgggaattggttcgaaatagtatggaattggtacgaaatggtatggtatttggtacgaattggtaatggttcaaagaggtcaagaatgaaccaacactaaagaaaagtgtcgacccgaaacttataggacctaaatgaattggaaatggttgaaaatgaccttgacccgatacttaggaaagtatgaaccaaaggtatcaaaggtgaacgccacactcgggtttaaggagtgataagttcggaaaagactcggaaagacgccactaaaagcttagataagtcttacgggtctcgaacgaaatttgagagaaaatgcctcacaaatttggcagcaattcgctaattaagatgtcaaaagtcccttacaaagtgaaaattcagctatttataataatccactaggctagccgaatggtcacttaaattccttaaaaattaagcaaatgaattacttaaatgggctagctagattcggctgaacttggagctccaatggtcaccttctagatggacaattgaacttggagcttgagggagtaaatggcagcagctacattcggttgatgtgcttaaaggagctcatttaattggcaactattgctgaaaaattaccagcaattaagaagatgttgagtagtcactttgagtgtgaaaaccaagttttgaagagtctttgaatgtgaacaccttgatccgaacagccatgatgtattcaacagtgtgtaagcaataaattcggctgaatggtcacttaggagacttcaaacagcagccaacttcattctcccattcatgcatgtgccgtccccttcatgtaccctcttttaatacctttcatgctccaaaaacgttcatggatgatgtacctgcagcaacattcatcatataattcaaattcatgtttagacacattaaattaacactaaaatgctgcacattaaatttggcagccttaggacataattaaaacaagtaataaagttaacatattaaaaacaagcttaaaaacatatttataagctgtataaattaagacaaaattaataacatgtcataataactaaaatatcatgcataattaagtttgaccagatttaagaccaatttaataacgaaaatcaattaagcttgtaaataactaatttaactaactcaattaattatttcagctactatatgattgactaagttattttgagctaattttgagctggttcgaatttaatgagctgaagtggagcttaattcagctcgtaacaaaatgcaagga from Gossypium hirsutum isolate 1008001.06 chromosome D12, Gossypium_hirsutum_v2.1, whole genome shotgun sequence includes these protein-coding regions:
- the LOC107945733 gene encoding uncharacterized protein; translation: MACLEMYNDSEHKSHHHCAPMSPRISFSNDFVETQQITRQERSSREAPVSSDFEFSVSNYSMMSADELFYKGKLLPFKDTCNNHMQRTLREELLVEDDDNDNVTLSPSKGSTRWKGFLSLKRTHIGSKKANKSEGSVERLGNNTKRSGFVHEDTRVNKTSQDLLSEGGSSF